The Xanthomonas indica sequence TCTGTTGATCGTCGCTGATCGTGGCGGCGCGCCAGCCAAGAGCCTGGTCGGGCTGCCGCGCAGCGCACTGCGTGCGGTGGTGCGCGACGGGCGGCCGCGGATCGCCGATCCCGATTTCGCCGCGTGGTTCGACGCCGCCGGCGTGGACACCGTGCGGGTGACGCTGGACGGGCTCCCCAAGCTGCTGGCCGCGGAGCTCGCCGACCCGGCGCTGCTGGCGCTGGAGCCGGGCCTGGAACTTCAAGCTGCGCCGCCGCGTTCACGCATGGCGGACCTGCTGCAGGCGCGCCAGGCATGAGCGCGGTCCCGACCCTCGATCCGCTGGCCGCCTACGCCCTGTGGGCGGACAGCTACCCGGCGCAGGCGCACAACCCAGTGATGCAGGCCGAACAGCGCGCCATGCTGGCCTTGCTGCCGCCGTCGGTGCGCGGGCAGCACGTGCTCGATGCCGGCTGCGGCAGCGGCCGCTATCTGCTGCATGCGCTGCAGCGGGGCGCCGACCACGTCACCGGCGTGGACCTGTCGCCGCAGATGCTGGCGCGCGCCGCGCAGGAGCTGGCCGACGTCGATGGCGGCCGCTGCAGCTTGCGCGAGGGCAGCCTGGAGGCCTTGCCGCTGGCCGACGCCAGCGTCGACCTGAGTCTCTGCGCGCTGGCGCTCGGACACCTGCCGCAGCTGCCGCCGGCCCTGGCGGAACTGCGCCGCGTCACCCGGCCCGGTGGCTGGGTGCTGTGCAGCGACGTGCACCCGATCGGCCCGGCGCTGGGATGGCGCCGCGACTTCAAGGCCGGCGGCCAGCGCTACGCCGTGCGCCATACCCAGCATCTGTACAGCCACTGGCATGCCGCCTGCGCCGCGCTCGGGCTGGCCATCGACGCCGTCAGCGAACCGATGCTCGACCCGGCGGACATTCCCGCCGGCGCCCATTTCGATCCCGCTGCATTGCAGGTGCCGGTGGCCCTGGTGCTGCGCCTGCGGCGCCTGCCGTGACCCCTCCTGCGTTCGCCCGCCATGTCCTCCACACCCAACACGCTGCTGGTCAATCCCACCATCACCAAGCCGTCCAGCGCCCGCTTCCCGCTGTCGCTGCTGAACCTGGCGGCGGCGCTGGATCACCACGGCGACAGCCGCATCATCGACGGCAACGTCGAGCGCGATTTCATCGACCGCAGCCTGCAGGCGCTGCAGGAGCAGCACTATGACGCTGTCGGCATCAGCGTGATGGGCGGGCCGCAGCTGGCGCCGTCGATCGCATTGTCGCAGGCCATCCGCGCACGCTTCCCGGCGCTGCCGATCGTCTGGGGCGGCTACTTCCCCACGCTGTACCCGGACACCGCGCTGGCCGCGCCGTACGTGGATTACGCGATCCGCGCGCAGGGCGAGGCCACCTTGCCGGAACTGCTGGCCGCCTTGCGCGGCGAGGGACCCACGCTGGCGCAGGTCGATGGGCTGTCCTGGAAGCAGGACGGCGCCGTGGTGCACAACCGCAACCGCGCCTTCCAGCGCGGCGACGCGCTGCCGTCGCTGCCGTACGAGAAGCTCGGCGAGCCGCGCCGCTATCTCGGCCGCACCTTCCTCGGCCGCCGCACCGCCTCGCACCAGGCCGCGCTGGGCTGTCGCTTCCGCTGCACCTTCTGCGGGGTGGCGGCGATGTTCGGCGGCGCCACCGCCTTGCCGACCGCGGCACGCCTGGAACGCGAGCTTGGGTATCTGAAGTACGGCCTGGGCGCCGATTCGATCCAGTTCTTCGACCACAACTTCTTCGACCGCGAAGCCGACATGATCCCGCTGCTGGAGGTGATGGCGAAGCTGGAACTGCCGTGGTGGTGCTATGCCCGCGCGGACGCGCTGCTCAACCTGTCCGAGAGCACCTGGAAGCTGGTGCGCAAGAGCCGCCTGCGCATGGCCTACATCGGCGCCGAGTCGCCGAGCGGGGCGATGCTCAAGGAGATCCGCAAGGGCACGCGGCCGGACCAGACCCTGGCAGTGGCCGAGCTGTGCCGGCGCAACGGGGTGATCCCCGAACTGTCGTTCATGGTCGCGCCACCACAGGACAGCGAGCGCGAGACCGAACAGACCTTCGAGTTCATCCGCGAGCTGAAGCGGATCAACCCGCAGTCGGAAATCATCGTCTACGTGTACACCCCGCTGCCCGAGAGCAGCCGCCACGAGAAGGACCGCGGCCGCCGCGCGGGCATGCCCTTGCTCGATCGCGACGGCGTACCGGTGCAGTTCCCGCGTACGCCGGAGGAATGGGCGCAGCCGCAGTGGGTGGACTACGCCTGCCACGCCGATGCGCCCTGGCTCACCGATGCGCTGCGCCAGCGCATCCGCGATTTCGTCACCGTGCTCGGCTGCCGCTATCCCACCGCGCAGGATCAGCGCTCGCCGGGCTGGGCCAAGCGCGGGCTCAGCGCGCTGGCCGCCTGGCGCTACCGCTACCGGCGCTACGACCGGCCGTGGGAGCTGAACCTGGCCAACCGGCTGGTGCGCCTGCACCGGCCGCAGGTGTCCGGAATCTGAGCATGGCCGGCACCGTCGCCCGTACCGTGCATGCCGTGCAGCTCAACTTCGTGCCGCTGCCGGACGGGGTGACGCCGGACCAAGCATTCGCACGGTGGCCGTCGTTGGCCGATATCGCCGAGGCGGTGGCCAGCGCCGGCACCCGCGTGTCGGTGATCCAGAGCGCCGCGGTCGATGCGCAGTTGCGGCGCAACGGCGTCGACTATCACTTCCTGCGCCGTGCCGATGCCGGGCGCCGGCGCCACCAGCGGCGCATCGCCGCGTTGCTGGCCGAACTCGACGCCGACGTGGTGCACGTGCACGGCCTGCAGTTCGCGCGCGAGGCGGCGACGCTGGCGCGCTGGCAGCCGTCGCGGCCGATCCTGCTGCAGGACCACGCCAATCGCCCGCCACGCTGGTGGCGGCGACCGCAGTGGCGGCGCTGGTACGCGGCGGCGGCCGGCATCGCCTTCACTTCGCTGGACCTGGCGCGCGGCTTCGTCGGTGCCGGGTTGTTCGCCGGGTCCACGCGCCTGTTCGCCATTCCCGAATCCAGTTGTCGTTTCACTCCCGGCGAGCGCGACCAGGCACGCCGCGACAGCGGACTGCACGGCGCGCCCTGCGTGCTGTGGGTCGGCCATCTGAGCGAGGGCAAGGATCCGCTCACCGTGCTCGAAGGGGTGGCCCGGGCCAGCGAGCAATTGCCCGGACTGCAGCTGTTCTGCGCGTTCGGCACTGCGCCACTGCTGCCGATGGTGCAGCAGCGCATCCGGGCCGATCCGCGCCTGGCCGGCCGCGTGCACCTGCTGGGCAGGGTGGAGCACGCGCAGATCCAGACCATGATGCGTGCGGCCGACCTGTTCGTATCCGCCAGCCTGGCCGAGAGCTGCGGCTACGCCGCGCTTGAAGCCTATGCCTGCGGCGCGGTGCCGGTGCTGACCGACATTCCGGCGTTCCGTGCGCTCAGCGATGGCGGCCGGGTCGGGGCGCTGTGGCCCTGCGGCGACACCGAACGCCTGGCAGCTGCACTACTGCGGTCATCACGCGACGGGCCATCGCGGGCGCTGGTGCGCGCGCATTTCGATGCGCAGTTGTCGTTCGCGGCGGTGGGGCGGCGCTGGGCACGGGCCTATGCGCAGCTGCTCGGCGCCGCGCCGCGGAGCGCGCCATGAAGCTGGCCCTTGTGGTGCCGGGCGGCGTCGACCGCAGCGGCGAGTACCGGGTGATTCCGGCCTTCCTGAGCCTCATCGAGCGCCTGGCGCGCGTGCACGACCTGCACGTGTTCGTGCTGCACCAGGAACCGCTGCCGGCGCAGTGGGAGCTACTGGGCGCGCGCATCCACAACATCGGCGCGGCGCGCACGCGCTGGCGCGCGATCGCGGCGATCCGCGCCGAACACCGCCGCGCGCCGTTCGACGCGGTGCAGTCGCTGTTCTCCGGCCACTGCAGCCTGATCGCGGTGGCGGCGGCGCGCTGGCTGCGGCGCCCGAGCCTGGTGCACATCGCCGGCGGCGAACTGGTCGCACTGCCCGCGATCGGTTACGGCGGCCGGCGCAAATGGCCGGGACGGCTGCGCGAGGCGCTGGTGTTGCGGCTGGCGGACGCGGTCACCGCGGCCAGCGCGCCCATCCTCGACAGCCTGCAGGCGCTGGGCATCGCCGCCGAACGCGTGCCGCTGGGCGTGGACCTGCGCGCCTGGCCGCCACGCGCGCCGCGTCCGCGCGGCGACGGGCCGGCGCGGCTGCTGCACGTGGCAAGCCTCAACCCGGTCAAGGACCAGCCGACCCTGCTGCGCGCCCTCGCTGCGCTGGCCCGCGCCGGAGTCGACTTCCGCATCGATCTGGTCGGCGTGGACACGCTCGACGGTGCGATGCAGCGCCTGGCCGCCACGCTGGGCCTGAGCGAGCGAGTGCGCTTCCTCGGCTTCAAGACCCAGCGCGACCTGCGGCCGCTGGTGGAGGCGGCGGATCTGCTGGTGCTGTCGTCGCAGCACGAAGCCGGGCCGCTGGTGCTGCTGGAAGCGGCGGTGGCCGGGGTGCCGACGGTGGGGACCTCGGTCGGTCATCTGCAGGAGTGGTCGCCATCGGCGGCGCTGGCGGTACCGGTCGGCGACTGGGCCGGGCTGGCCGATGCGCTGCGCCAGGTGCTCAGCGACGACGAACTGCGCCTGCGCCTGGCCTGGGCGGCGCAATGCCGGGCCGTGCGCGAGGATGCCGACTGCAGCGTGCGCGGCTTCACCGCGCTGTACCAGCGTGTGTGCGTACCGCGCAACGCCGATGGCCGACGCGCAGTGCGGAATGGTTGACGCGCAGCGCGGCGTCAGGACAACGCGCGTTCGCGACGAATCCGGTCGTATCGACTTGTCTTGTAGGAGCGGCTTCAGCCGCGACAGCCATCAGCGGTGACGCGTGGCGCGGCTGCAGCCGCGCCTACAACGGCGGTTCACCGCGCTCCCTGGTGACAGCGAGCGTCAGTCCGACGACGGCGCATAGCCTTGCAGCGCGGTCCGCACCGCGTACAGCGTGTCCATCCGCGGCACCGGGTGCAGCAGCCGCTGCAGCACGCGGCGGCGCTGCGGCAGGCGCACCCAGTCCTGGCCCTGCAACCACAGTTGGGTGCGGATCATCTCGGCACGTTCCTGCCGGCTTTCCGCCGAGGGCTGCAGGCGCTGACGCAGATAGTCCAGCACTTCGCGGCCAGAGCGTGCCCATTCGATGCCCGGCAGTGACGGCAGCCACAGTTGCGAACACGACGCCGCGGTCAGGTCCAGCCCGCGTGCGCGCAGCCGCAGCAGCGGCGGACATTGCGCACGCAGTTGCTTCAGGACCGCCGGCGGAATCGCCGCGCGGTAATAGCGCAACATCAGCCGCAGCGGCGGCCACGCCCACCAGGCATCGGCTCCGGCCACGAGCTGCCAGTCGCTGGCACGCATGTGCGGGGCGAGCAGGGCCAGGTCGTGCAGGTGCATCAGCCGCAGGCTGCGGCTGCACAGCCCGCCGGCCGCGTGCAGCAGCAGATGGCGCATCAGCGCGCCGTTGCTCGGGTAGGGACGCAAGCCGGGCTTGCCGTCGCGCGGCAGGAGTTGCGTGCCGAGGTCGACGGTGCGCAGCGGCAGGCGCTCCTGGATGCGCACATGCAGTTCGATGTTGATCGGCGTATCGCGGTGCTCGCCCAGCGCCGGCACGGCCTTCGCATCTGCCGGGCGGAAGGTCTGGTGCTTCCACTGCGCGAACTCGGCCACGTAGCCCAGTGCGCCGAGCAGCGTCGCTGCGCGCTCGGCGTCCTCCGGACGCACCAGCAGGTCGATGTCGGCCATTGGCCGGTCGCCCGGCCGATACAGGCCTTGCGCATGCAGCGCCGCACCCTTCAGCGGCACGATCGCCAGGCCGGCGGTCTGCGCCAGGGCGTCGATCCGCTGCAGCAGTGCGGCGATGCGCTGGTAGCGCTGCGCCACGTGCTCGCGCTGTGCGTCGAGGAAGGCGCGCCACCGCCGGTCCGGCCACTGCGAGCGCCGGCTCAGCAACGGCGCCACGCCATGCGCCACCGCCGCCGCCGCGGCCAGTTGCCAGTGCAGGCCGTTCCAGGCCGGCATCGGCGCGCCGGGCCGCGCCAGTTCGCGCGCCAGGGTCTCGGTGGCCAGGCGCAGGCCGCGGCCGATGCGCCGCAACGGCAGTGACGCGGGCGCCGCCGCCGGTGCGGCTGTCGGCAGGTCGGCCGCCACGGCCGGATGCGATGGCGTCGCCACGTCGGTCATGCGCGTTGCACCAGCGGAATCCGGCGGCGGCCGCCAGCGCCGAGCACTTTTTCCGCCTGCGCGGGCGGCGCCTCGGTCCGATGCTGCGCCTCCCGCGCGATCAGCGCCGCCCAGTCGGCGTCCAGCACTGTCCAGTCCTGCGCGTGCGCCGGGGCCGCGTCTTCGCGGCATTGCAGGTCCACCTGCCGGTGCAGCAGGTCGCGCACCTGGCGGTAGAACGCCGAGTCGTAGGCGCCGCGAAACATCATCGCCAGGTCGTCGCTGTCCTGCCAATGCGTCTTGCGCCCGAGCTGATCCTTGACCTGCTGGTAGAACACGGTGCCGGGCAGCGGATAGGACACGCTGACGCCGATGTCGTCCGGGCGCGCCTGCGCCACCAGCCGGCGCGTGGCGAGGATGTCCTCCAGCTGTTCGTCCAGGTAGCCCAGCTGCAGGAAGAAGCCGACGCGAATCCCTTGCGCCCCCAAGCGCTGGCGTGCGGCGATCACACCCTCCACGTCGGTGCCCTTGGTCATCTTGTCGAGGATGCGCTGGCTGCCGCTCTCGGCGCCGATCCAGGCCTCGCGGCAACCGGCCCGCGCCAGGGCCGCTGTCATGCGCTCGCTGCACAGGTCGGCGCGGGTCTGGATGGTGAAGGGCACCGCGCCATCGGCGGCGGCCAGCGCGTCGGCGAACTCCTCCACCCAGTCGACGTGGAAGCCGAAGATGTCGTCGGCCATCCACACATGATCGGGCGCGACGTTGCGCTTGAGTTGGGTCATCTCCGCGGCCACGTCCTGCGCCTCGCGGCGCTTGTAGTGATTGCCCCAGATCGGCTTGGCGCACCAGTTGCAGCGGAACGGGCAGCCGCGCGAGGCGGCCATGTTCAGGCTGAAATGGCCGTGCCGCTGCTGCCAGAACGCACGGTAACGTGCGATGTCCAGCAAGTCCCAGGCCGCCGTCACCGACAGCCGCGGATCCGGCGGCCGCGCGCCGATCTGCGCGCGCTTGAGCTGCGGCAGCACCGCGCTGGCCACCTCGGCCAGGCCAGCCACCCAGCGCGCCGGGTCGATGTCCGGCTCCGCCTGCAGGCGCGCCACCAGTTCCAGCAAGGCCGCGATGCCTTCGCCGATCAGCACCGCGTCGGCACCGGCGGCAAGGAATGCCTCCGGATGGTCCGATGCGTCGGAGCCGGCGACGATCACGCGGCTACCGCCGGCGCGCGCCTCGGCGATCATCCGGCACGCGGCCTCGCGCATCCGGCTCAGGCACATCTTGGTGAGAAAGTTGAAGTTGTCCTCGTAGACCACCACCAGGTCCGGCTGCTGTGTGCGCACGGCGTCGTTGTAGTCCTCCACGCCCTCGGCCAGCATCGCGTCGAACAGCGTCACGTGGTGCCCGTGCTGGCGCAGCAGCGCCGCCACCTGCAGCGTGGCCAGCGGCGGGTACGGTTTTCCGCGTTCCCATTGCTTGGAGTCGTAGCGCAGGAAGTAGGAGTGGCTGACCTGGATCTTGAGCATCGGCGGAAGGTCTCGTTCGGCGCCGCGGGGGAAGGGCGCATGCAGCGATGGCCGCGCGCAGGTGGCCGTGGCGGTAGGTGCCGGGGCTGCGCCGTTTGGTTGCGCGCCGCGTGGTTGCCGCCGGCGCAACCTTTGGCTGCGGCAGGCGCACCCACGCTGCATCCCCTCAAGCGACTCTTCTCAGATGCCGCGATCGACCCTGCGTGTCCTGGACGCGGCGGCCAGCGACCACGCCACGCCCGTCGTCGCTGCTGGCGGCGCCTGCGATCCGTTCCACACCCGATTGCGGCGCCCGCACACGCTCAGCAAGCAACTGCTCGGCGGCCGCTTCCACTTCGAAAGCAACAGTCCGGCGCTGCTGGCCTTGGTCGAAGCGGCCTTCGGCGCGGTACCGGCGCATCGCCTGCCGGAGAGCGCTTCGTTCCGCATCGAGCTGACCCTGGTGGACCGCGGCGACGCACCCTACGCGCTGGCGGTGGAGCCGCCGCCGGTGCAGACCCATTCCGGCGCCGGCGTGCTGAGCGGGGTGATCGATGCGCACAACTACGTGGTGCTGGTGCCCGAGCAGGGCAGGGCGCTGGTGGTGGTGTCCGAGGACATGCTCGCTCACGCCTACCATGTGCGTTACGAACTGATCGAATTCGCGGTGTTCGTCCTGGCCGCGCGCGGCATGCATCTGGTGCCGCTGCACGGCGCCTGCGTCGGCCGCGATGGCCGCGGCGTGCTGCTGCTCGGCGGCAGCGGCGCCGGCAAGTCGACGCTGGCCCTGCACAGTCTGCTGCGCGGGCTGGAGTTCCTCGCCGAGGACGCCCTGTTCGTCGCACCGCAGTACCTGCTCGCCACCGGCATCGGCAACTTCCTGCACCTGCGGCCGGAGCTGTTGCGTCTGCTCGATCCGCAGACCCGCGCCTGGATCGCCGCGGCGCCGCTGATCCGCCGCCGTAGCGGTGCGCTCAAGCACGAGGTGGACATCCGCCACGGCGACGGACGCCTGGCCCAGGCACCGTTGCGCCTGGTCGCGGCGGTGTTCGTCTCGGCCACCCTGGCGGCCGATCCACAGCGGATGCTGCAGCCGGTCGCCGACGCGGACGTGGCCGCGCGCCTGGCCGCGGACCAGCCCTATGCCGCTGGCCAGCCGCATTGGCCATTGTTCGCGCGCCAGTTGCAGCGGCTGGGCGTGTACGAGCTGCAGCGCGGCGCGCATCCGGAGGCTTCGGTCGATGCACTGCAGACGCTGTTGGCTTGAGGCCCCGCGCGCCACCAGGAAACCGGCGACGCATGATGCCGGCGCGCATGCGCGGCGGCTGGGCGCGGCATCGATCGCCCATCACGCAGACGCCAGCGGATGAGCGCGCGTCCGGACCCCGCATCGCACTTGCTGCGCGCCTTCGTCGCCGTGCTCGGCCGTGGCGAGCGCCTGCGCATCGCCGGGTACGTGCTGCTGTCGCTGCTCGGCGCGCTGGCCGGCGCGCTCGCCGCGGTCGCATTGGTGCCGCTGGTGCAACCCGGCCATGTGCTGGCCCTGGCCGGCCGCGCATTGCCGTTGCCGGCCAGTTTCTTCGCGCAGACCCTGCTGTTCGTCGCCGCCAGCAGTGGCTTCGCGCTGCTGCGCTGGTGGGGGACGCGACTGGCCGCGGACCTGGCCAGCCGCCACGCGCTGGGTCTGCGCAGGCACGTGCACGCGCGCTTGCTGCAGGTGCCATTGCCGGCACTGGCCGATGCCAGTTCGGCGGAAATCGCCAACCTGCTCACCTACAACGTCGAGATCGTGGTACAGGGCTTCAGCGCGCTGCTGCAGCTGCTGGTGGCGGCGATCACCGCGGCGGTGAGCCTGGCCGCCGCGTTCCTGGTCTCGCCCATCCTGGTGCTGGCGCTGCCGCCGCTGCTGGCGCTGGGCCTGCTCGCCTTCCGCATCGCTGGCCACGAGCAGGCCCGGGTCAGCCGCCAGTACGTCGCCGACATGACCCGGCTGTTCTGGCTCAGCGAGGATTTCCCGCGGCGCCTGCGCCACGTGCGCTCGTTCGCCCGCGAGGCGCGCGAGCAGGAAGCCTACGACGCGATCGCCGGTCGGCTCGCCGACGGCTATGCGCGGCAGCAGGCGCTGGTCGCCTCCGGCCGCCTGCTGCTGGAACTGGCGGCGGTAGCGGCCATCGCCGCGATCATGCTGCTGGCCGGGGTCTGGCACGGCATCGACCGCGGCGCGCTGATCACCGTCGGCCTGCTGCTGGGGCGGCTGTTGCCATACCTGGTCTCGACCCGGCAGAGCGTGCAGCAACTGCGCTCGGCCGCGCCGGCATTGGACCTGTGGCAGCGCTACGTCGCACTTGGCACGCCATCGCCCGCATTGCAGGCCCCGGCGGCGGCACAGCCCGCTGCAGCGGCCGCGCTGGCACCGCCGCCACCGATCCAGATCGAACGCATCGGGCTGGCACCGCCACTGGCCGCGGTCGCCTTGAACGACCTGCTCCTGGCGCCGGGCACCCTGACGTTGATCAGCGGCCCGTCCGGAGTCGGCAAAAGCAGCCTGATGGACGCCTTGGCCGGCATGGTCGCGCCCCCGCAGTTCGCCGCCCACTGCGACGGCTGCACGCTCGACTTCGCCGGCTATCGCGCCGCGCTGCAGCCTTTGGCCTATGTCGCCCAGGGCGTGCGCCCCTGGCAGCACACCGTGCGGCACTGCCTGGCGTGGGCGGCGCCCGCCGCGAGCGAGGCGGCGATGTGGGACGCGCTGCGGGATGTCGGCCTGGCCGCGCGCCTGCAGGGCGGTGCCGGTCTGGACACCGCCGCGCATGGCGTCGGTGCACGCCTGTCCGGCGGTGAACTGCAGCGGCTGCTGCTGGCCCAGGTGCTGCTGCGGCAACCGCGCGTGGCCTTGCTCGACGAAGCCACCAGCGCCCTCGACGCCGTCGCCGAGCAGCAAGTCTTGGGCACGCTGCGGCGCCGCTTGCCGCACACCGCCCTGGTGGCGGTCTCGCACCGCCTCGGCCTGTCCGCCATCGCCGACCAGTGCGTGATGGTGCAACGCGCGACCGTGGCGCCACTGCTGTTGGCCGATCGCGCGTCCTGAGCGAGCGCGGCGGTGCCCTGGCGGGGCCTGCCGCTATGGCCTGCAACTGCGGCAGGCGCCCACGGGTGCTAGGCGCGGTTTTGTCTAAGCGGCATGGACTGAGCGTCGCTAAGCTCTCCGCACAGGGGGAGATCATGGACGTCATGCAACGGGCAGCCGCAGGGCTGCTGCTCATCGCCGTTTCGGCGACCGTATTCGCACAAACACGCTCGGCGGTCGGGCGGGG is a genomic window containing:
- a CDS encoding class I SAM-dependent methyltransferase — translated: MSAVPTLDPLAAYALWADSYPAQAHNPVMQAEQRAMLALLPPSVRGQHVLDAGCGSGRYLLHALQRGADHVTGVDLSPQMLARAAQELADVDGGRCSLREGSLEALPLADASVDLSLCALALGHLPQLPPALAELRRVTRPGGWVLCSDVHPIGPALGWRRDFKAGGQRYAVRHTQHLYSHWHAACAALGLAIDAVSEPMLDPADIPAGAHFDPAALQVPVALVLRLRRLP
- a CDS encoding radical SAM protein, which produces MSSTPNTLLVNPTITKPSSARFPLSLLNLAAALDHHGDSRIIDGNVERDFIDRSLQALQEQHYDAVGISVMGGPQLAPSIALSQAIRARFPALPIVWGGYFPTLYPDTALAAPYVDYAIRAQGEATLPELLAALRGEGPTLAQVDGLSWKQDGAVVHNRNRAFQRGDALPSLPYEKLGEPRRYLGRTFLGRRTASHQAALGCRFRCTFCGVAAMFGGATALPTAARLERELGYLKYGLGADSIQFFDHNFFDREADMIPLLEVMAKLELPWWCYARADALLNLSESTWKLVRKSRLRMAYIGAESPSGAMLKEIRKGTRPDQTLAVAELCRRNGVIPELSFMVAPPQDSERETEQTFEFIRELKRINPQSEIIVYVYTPLPESSRHEKDRGRRAGMPLLDRDGVPVQFPRTPEEWAQPQWVDYACHADAPWLTDALRQRIRDFVTVLGCRYPTAQDQRSPGWAKRGLSALAAWRYRYRRYDRPWELNLANRLVRLHRPQVSGI
- a CDS encoding glycosyltransferase family 4 protein; translated protein: MAGTVARTVHAVQLNFVPLPDGVTPDQAFARWPSLADIAEAVASAGTRVSVIQSAAVDAQLRRNGVDYHFLRRADAGRRRHQRRIAALLAELDADVVHVHGLQFAREAATLARWQPSRPILLQDHANRPPRWWRRPQWRRWYAAAAGIAFTSLDLARGFVGAGLFAGSTRLFAIPESSCRFTPGERDQARRDSGLHGAPCVLWVGHLSEGKDPLTVLEGVARASEQLPGLQLFCAFGTAPLLPMVQQRIRADPRLAGRVHLLGRVEHAQIQTMMRAADLFVSASLAESCGYAALEAYACGAVPVLTDIPAFRALSDGGRVGALWPCGDTERLAAALLRSSRDGPSRALVRAHFDAQLSFAAVGRRWARAYAQLLGAAPRSAP
- a CDS encoding glycosyltransferase family 4 protein; its protein translation is MKLALVVPGGVDRSGEYRVIPAFLSLIERLARVHDLHVFVLHQEPLPAQWELLGARIHNIGAARTRWRAIAAIRAEHRRAPFDAVQSLFSGHCSLIAVAAARWLRRPSLVHIAGGELVALPAIGYGGRRKWPGRLREALVLRLADAVTAASAPILDSLQALGIAAERVPLGVDLRAWPPRAPRPRGDGPARLLHVASLNPVKDQPTLLRALAALARAGVDFRIDLVGVDTLDGAMQRLAATLGLSERVRFLGFKTQRDLRPLVEAADLLVLSSQHEAGPLVLLEAAVAGVPTVGTSVGHLQEWSPSAALAVPVGDWAGLADALRQVLSDDELRLRLAWAAQCRAVREDADCSVRGFTALYQRVCVPRNADGRRAVRNG
- a CDS encoding nucleotidyltransferase family protein translates to MTDVATPSHPAVAADLPTAAPAAAPASLPLRRIGRGLRLATETLARELARPGAPMPAWNGLHWQLAAAAAVAHGVAPLLSRRSQWPDRRWRAFLDAQREHVAQRYQRIAALLQRIDALAQTAGLAIVPLKGAALHAQGLYRPGDRPMADIDLLVRPEDAERAATLLGALGYVAEFAQWKHQTFRPADAKAVPALGEHRDTPINIELHVRIQERLPLRTVDLGTQLLPRDGKPGLRPYPSNGALMRHLLLHAAGGLCSRSLRLMHLHDLALLAPHMRASDWQLVAGADAWWAWPPLRLMLRYYRAAIPPAVLKQLRAQCPPLLRLRARGLDLTAASCSQLWLPSLPGIEWARSGREVLDYLRQRLQPSAESRQERAEMIRTQLWLQGQDWVRLPQRRRVLQRLLHPVPRMDTLYAVRTALQGYAPSSD
- a CDS encoding radical SAM protein, giving the protein MLKIQVSHSYFLRYDSKQWERGKPYPPLATLQVAALLRQHGHHVTLFDAMLAEGVEDYNDAVRTQQPDLVVVYEDNFNFLTKMCLSRMREAACRMIAEARAGGSRVIVAGSDASDHPEAFLAAGADAVLIGEGIAALLELVARLQAEPDIDPARWVAGLAEVASAVLPQLKRAQIGARPPDPRLSVTAAWDLLDIARYRAFWQQRHGHFSLNMAASRGCPFRCNWCAKPIWGNHYKRREAQDVAAEMTQLKRNVAPDHVWMADDIFGFHVDWVEEFADALAAADGAVPFTIQTRADLCSERMTAALARAGCREAWIGAESGSQRILDKMTKGTDVEGVIAARQRLGAQGIRVGFFLQLGYLDEQLEDILATRRLVAQARPDDIGVSVSYPLPGTVFYQQVKDQLGRKTHWQDSDDLAMMFRGAYDSAFYRQVRDLLHRQVDLQCREDAAPAHAQDWTVLDADWAALIAREAQHRTEAPPAQAEKVLGAGGRRRIPLVQRA
- a CDS encoding serine kinase, whose amino-acid sequence is MPRSTLRVLDAAASDHATPVVAAGGACDPFHTRLRRPHTLSKQLLGGRFHFESNSPALLALVEAAFGAVPAHRLPESASFRIELTLVDRGDAPYALAVEPPPVQTHSGAGVLSGVIDAHNYVVLVPEQGRALVVVSEDMLAHAYHVRYELIEFAVFVLAARGMHLVPLHGACVGRDGRGVLLLGGSGAGKSTLALHSLLRGLEFLAEDALFVAPQYLLATGIGNFLHLRPELLRLLDPQTRAWIAAAPLIRRRSGALKHEVDIRHGDGRLAQAPLRLVAAVFVSATLAADPQRMLQPVADADVAARLAADQPYAAGQPHWPLFARQLQRLGVYELQRGAHPEASVDALQTLLA
- a CDS encoding ABC transporter ATP-binding protein — translated: MSARPDPASHLLRAFVAVLGRGERLRIAGYVLLSLLGALAGALAAVALVPLVQPGHVLALAGRALPLPASFFAQTLLFVAASSGFALLRWWGTRLAADLASRHALGLRRHVHARLLQVPLPALADASSAEIANLLTYNVEIVVQGFSALLQLLVAAITAAVSLAAAFLVSPILVLALPPLLALGLLAFRIAGHEQARVSRQYVADMTRLFWLSEDFPRRLRHVRSFAREAREQEAYDAIAGRLADGYARQQALVASGRLLLELAAVAAIAAIMLLAGVWHGIDRGALITVGLLLGRLLPYLVSTRQSVQQLRSAAPALDLWQRYVALGTPSPALQAPAAAQPAAAAALAPPPPIQIERIGLAPPLAAVALNDLLLAPGTLTLISGPSGVGKSSLMDALAGMVAPPQFAAHCDGCTLDFAGYRAALQPLAYVAQGVRPWQHTVRHCLAWAAPAASEAAMWDALRDVGLAARLQGGAGLDTAAHGVGARLSGGELQRLLLAQVLLRQPRVALLDEATSALDAVAEQQVLGTLRRRLPHTALVAVSHRLGLSAIADQCVMVQRATVAPLLLADRAS